In a single window of the Coriobacteriia bacterium genome:
- the cdd gene encoding cytidine deaminase — protein MPKHITEADLALLAFAREIQPKAYVPYSSFRVGAAVFAGGEIFQGVNVENAAYGSTICAERAAAMAAVTAGHTDFDAVAVIGDSEAPCVPCGACRQFLAEFNPSMRVIMSGRTDAIDVKRLDELLPDAFVRGYLDQDDDGEND, from the coding sequence ATGCCGAAGCACATAACTGAGGCCGACCTGGCCCTGCTCGCGTTCGCGCGAGAGATTCAGCCGAAAGCGTACGTGCCCTACTCGAGCTTCCGCGTCGGGGCCGCCGTGTTCGCCGGAGGAGAGATCTTCCAGGGCGTGAACGTAGAGAACGCCGCGTACGGTTCGACCATCTGCGCCGAACGTGCCGCCGCCATGGCAGCGGTCACCGCGGGCCACACCGACTTCGACGCGGTGGCCGTGATCGGCGACTCTGAGGCGCCGTGCGTCCCGTGTGGCGCGTGCCGTCAGTTCCTGGCGGAGTTCAACCCATCCATGCGCGTGATCATGAGCGGTCGCACTGATGCGATCGACGTGAAGCGGCTCGACGAGTTGCTCCCCGACGCGTTCGTCCGCGGGTACCTCGACCAGGACGACGACGGAGAGAACGACTAG
- the deoC gene encoding deoxyribose-phosphate aldolase: protein MDRATLGKTIDQTLLKPTVGYQKASEWMESSARQGFAALCVSPFFVALTSQRLAGTDTKVCSVCSFPLGYANTESKAEEAAHLVQLGCDEVDMVLNFAALLEGDDRFVHDDIAAVVHTVAEASNNSAIVKVILETGHLDPATIERGCILAVKAGAHFVKTSTGFGPRGASIEDVRIMRAAVGPDIGVKAAGGIRDLDTALAMIDAGASRIGTSSGIEILEALEARG from the coding sequence ATGGACCGCGCTACGCTTGGGAAGACGATCGATCAGACGCTGCTCAAGCCCACGGTGGGCTATCAGAAGGCCTCCGAGTGGATGGAGTCGTCCGCGCGCCAGGGTTTCGCGGCACTGTGCGTGTCGCCGTTCTTCGTCGCGCTCACGTCCCAGCGGCTCGCAGGCACGGACACCAAGGTCTGCTCGGTCTGCAGCTTCCCGCTCGGCTATGCGAACACCGAGTCGAAGGCCGAGGAGGCCGCGCATCTCGTGCAGCTCGGCTGCGATGAGGTGGACATGGTCCTCAACTTCGCGGCGCTGCTCGAGGGCGACGATCGCTTCGTGCACGACGACATCGCCGCGGTGGTGCACACCGTGGCCGAGGCGTCGAACAACTCGGCGATCGTGAAGGTCATTCTTGAGACCGGGCACCTGGACCCCGCGACGATCGAGCGCGGCTGCATCCTTGCGGTCAAGGCGGGCGCGCACTTCGTGAAGACCTCCACCGGGTTCGGCCCGCGCGGTGCGTCTATCGAGGACGTGCGCATCATGCGTGCTGCAGTGGGACCGGACATCGGCGTGAAGGCGGCCGGCGGCATCCGCGACCTCGACACCGCGCTTGCGATGATCGACGCGGGTGCGTCACGCATCGGCACCTCCTC
- the era gene encoding GTPase Era has translation MSAQETPTVASGFVALVGRPNAGKSTLVNALVGVKVAITSDTPQTTRHRLRAIIDREDAQIVLVDTPGLHKPHDALGEEVNRSSVLAAADVDVLALCIDASASVGSGDRWVAERVAKGKRPVVLVLTKADAADEATIARQLERARELVTPVAEVVLSAKTGFNLDGFIEAVLPYLPPGPRFFPRDMTTDQSLEVMLAELVREKVLRNTRDEVPHAVGVQLDDLVYDEKRDFHTVAATIYVERDSQKGIIIGKGGEMIRAIGTEARADMERLLGTGVHLDLRVKVKKDWRRDGAQIRRFGYGDGL, from the coding sequence GTGAGTGCGCAGGAGACGCCGACGGTAGCCAGCGGGTTCGTCGCCCTTGTCGGCAGGCCGAACGCCGGCAAGAGCACGCTCGTGAACGCGCTCGTGGGCGTGAAGGTCGCCATCACCTCGGACACACCCCAGACGACCCGACATCGGCTCCGGGCGATCATCGACCGCGAGGATGCGCAGATCGTTCTCGTCGACACGCCGGGTCTGCACAAGCCGCACGACGCGCTCGGCGAGGAGGTCAACCGCTCCAGCGTGCTCGCCGCGGCAGACGTGGACGTGCTCGCGCTGTGCATCGACGCGAGCGCATCGGTGGGGTCCGGCGACCGGTGGGTTGCCGAGCGGGTGGCCAAGGGCAAGCGCCCCGTCGTCCTCGTCCTCACCAAGGCGGATGCGGCCGACGAGGCGACGATCGCCCGGCAGCTCGAGCGCGCCCGTGAACTGGTGACTCCGGTGGCCGAGGTCGTGCTCTCGGCGAAGACCGGCTTCAACCTGGACGGCTTCATCGAAGCGGTGCTGCCGTACCTTCCGCCCGGACCGCGCTTCTTCCCGCGCGACATGACGACCGACCAGTCACTCGAAGTGATGCTCGCCGAGCTCGTTCGCGAGAAGGTGTTGCGCAACACGCGCGACGAGGTGCCGCATGCGGTGGGCGTGCAGCTCGACGACCTCGTCTACGACGAGAAGCGTGACTTCCATACGGTCGCCGCCACTATCTATGTGGAGCGGGACTCGCAGAAGGGCATCATCATCGGGAAGGGCGGCGAGATGATCCGCGCGATCGGTACCGAGGCGCGCGCGGACATGGAGCGGCTGCTGGGCACGGGGGTCCACCTCGACCTCCGCGTGAAGGTGAAGAAGGACTGGCGCCGCGACGGCGCGCAGATCAGGCGGTTCGGCTACGGGGATGGACTCTGA